The genomic window CGCCGGCCAGTCGATGGTCTGGCCGGTGGTCAGGCCCAGCAGTGCCGTGCCCACCGGGGCCAGGATCGACACCTTGCCTTCGCCGCCGACGTCAGCCGGGTAGACCAGGGTCAGGTGGTATTCCTTGCCGCTGCCTTCCTCGCGGCAGCGCACGGTGGAATTCATCGTGACCACGCCCGGCGGAACCTCGTCGTGGCCGACCACGGTGGCGCGGGCCAGCTCGGCCTCCAGCGCCTCGGCCGCGGGGCCGTACTCATCCAGGCTGTCGAGCAGGCGCTCCAGACGTTGCAGGTCGAGTCGAGTCACGGTGATGGGTGGCGTGGTCATGATGGTTGGCAGTCTCCTTACAGGAGAGCCCCGGACGCTCGCGCGTACGGGGCCCTGGGTGTTCTGGCAGTAATGACGTCCGGCGGGCAACCACCGCGTCAAATTCGAAAAAAGAAAAACCCCGCCCAAGGCGGGGTTTTCCCGGACACTAACACAGCACAGAAAATAAGCAACACCGAC from Pseudomonas sp. GCEP-101 includes these protein-coding regions:
- the rnk gene encoding nucleoside diphosphate kinase regulator; translated protein: MTTPPITVTRLDLQRLERLLDSLDEYGPAAEALEAELARATVVGHDEVPPGVVTMNSTVRCREEGSGKEYHLTLVYPADVGGEGKVSILAPVGTALLGLTTGQTIDWPAPSGKTLKLTLLEVEYQPEAAGEYDR